A stretch of DNA from Polyodon spathula isolate WHYD16114869_AA chromosome 4, ASM1765450v1, whole genome shotgun sequence:
CCCACAATCCAGCTTGATCTTTTACTGCTGCACTGACCCCCAGCTTGTTCAGTTCGGCTAAACCTGGGAAAAGGCATTGGAACGAGACAATGGTTTCATCAGATGTAAATGATAGGTGTACAcaagtatacatttattttattcatacagTAGACTCTGTAATCCAAACACTGGTAGTAATGAATTAAATTCTGTGCCATCATTTATTGCATGTTGATGGCTGTTGTAGAAACCACATTTCAATTACataattcaaaaacaaaacaatgtctaGACAAAGCATTTTAGTATGGTTAAAATTGTAACTAATCTGAGCAGTGTCCAGTGCCATCTCATTTGGATTAGACTACTGTACTAACATAgtgcttcagttttttttgttatgtatactgtaaatatattttttctaatagGTCTGATGTTCGTCCTGGATTTATACTTCCTTCTCAGCAACTACACGGGCTTGGAAAACCTCTCGCCAGACAAGTGTCTTTACCAGACATAACCAGAAAAAAGCTGGAACCTAAGAACTCAGTGTTTGCTAATGATGAGGCGATACAGAAAATCGGTGCACTTGAAAATGAACTTGCCCAGCTTCGACAACAAATAGCTAGAATTGTAATGGTGCAAGAACAGAATGCGTTGACTGCTGGTAGGTAATATATTTACTTAAGTTATCAAGTAATCATTTTATTAGGATTACTTTTAATCCAACTTTTAGGTTTACGAACCATTCTGTCTGTTAAAACATAACACTTATATAATGCTACTGGGTGTGATTTTatatttgttcacaaaaactcccataTCTTGTTTGAATTGTATATAAGGTACCAGTAAATGTAGGTTGTTTATAAAGTCTTGTTTTTTCATAGTATAGTACCAGTACAGCCCTGTTGACACTTCCGATTTTATACCGGTATTGTCGCAGAACAGGTGTCACAATGTCTGTTCACACTGGAGTTGTTACCTGCGTGGTACcgctgtagtgttattttcaggtatgtgttaaaaagtggtacgcaGCACACGGCGCTTGCTTGCACATGCCTAAACTTCTGCTAAAAAGCAGGGAAGTGCCCATTCAAGTCTGGTactttatgctgttttttttttctgttacatttttttttaaattgaatttatcatattttccagtcttacattgtttttaatgtttttccaccattaagaaatgCTATTGAGTATGTCATCATTACCATGCTTTTTGTCAAGACACCCTGGGCAAAAGTAAAATAGACTCAATCTGACAGCGCTCCATTGACTCAATAGAAAATCTTCTCCCGAGCTCTCTGTCCTACAACTCTTGTGTGCAGCATGACTGAAGTCCCCATAGAGAATCAGTGGAGTTGAGTAGAAGTGTAATAGAATATTCCGTGTATCGATATGTACCAGCTTcaatgtggacaggtatatctCAACAGTGTCGGTCTTGTACTGGTGTtaaagtgagttaggacagaaagtggtatCATATCGGTAGattataaactaaaacaaattttACCATTATCAATtcaagtgtgaacagggtataAATGACATGTTAttactttacaaaatatattccattcctttgttttaaaattgcacCAATAATGTGtactatatattttgtttcttttcacacAGCTGGATCCTTAACCCCGTTGAACGAGaccccccttcctcctcctcctcctcctccacctccaccgccgCCTCCACCAGGTCTTCAGCGTAGCTTCTCAGCCATAGATCTGATCAAAGAGCgacgaggaaaaaaaaacagctctgatAACACACTCCTGGACTCTGGGCCCAAACAGCCAGCAATACCAAACATGTTAGATATTCTGAAAGACATGACCAAAGTGAAGCTACGGGCTGTGAAGTGAGTATGTGAGCCTGTGTTGCTGTTCCTAAAGACACTGAAGTTCACCATGGTGTTACATAAAGGAAGTTTACTGTTTTCACTGTCATGTCTTAACCACTGCCTGACCCTTTGAGACAAATTATTATTCACTTTATTATAGTCTGTATTGTCAGTAAAATAGTTTtttggaggggtggggggttggtATGTGTGCTTGTGTTTTCTCTTTACTTTTTACCATAAACTTTGTTGGCAACTAGTAGAAGCAAATGCTTTAACCTCCTCCCCTACACAGATCAATGGAAAGcacatcaaaaacaaaaccaggtGACCCAACAGATGCAGCAGCTCTAATAGCAGAGGCTCTAAAACGAAAATTTTCTCATCGCTATAAGAATGACGGTGAAAAGCAAATGAAAATTCCAACTTCTGAAGGGAACACTGCTACGGAGACAGAGAATCCATTTGTAAGTAATTTAGCATCCCTGTGAAAGGGGCTTCAGAGTATAATCTTAGCAGTGCTGTGTATCGTGCAGCTTGTAAATAAAAATCGCAGTGTAGCAGCACCTAAATAAATGGCCAAactatttaattttacattagtAGAAGACAGTATTATTAGTTATTGCTTATTGCCTTTACTGCATGTTGCAGTAATTTTAGTAGACTTTGAATTAAACAGTAATGTGGATTGTTGGCCACCTATGCAGGGCAACAAGAATGGAGGATGTTCAGTTTATACACCAATGAGGTTATTGCCCTTGGAATACATAATACCATTGTTTATAAAATGGAAAGTATAGAGGGAGAAGTCTCATTGGCTGTGCACATATGTCACCATATGGAACTTTCTGACCTGATTTCACATGACAACCAAGGCCTTTAATTCCTAAATCACCACACATCTATGTTATATGTTTTTAGTTGTAAGATGTCCATGTtttccatgtgttttgttatggGTATAACTTAGTGTATTTGCAACAAGATTCTTTACATGTATGTTAGTCACAAATTAAACACTTGCTGTACATGGAAGAAAGAGAAACTAATTCTAATGTACTTTTATTATTCCTTCCCTTTTTTTAGTTTGGACAACACATGCTGAAATCCACTGGCAAAAGAAAGGCGTTAGTAAGCAGCCCCTCTAAACCTTAAAAGCACTAGTAAAATAAGGCCTCTATTTGAAGGAATGGCTCTCCTCTCAGCTTTTAGTTCATAAAAGGGAAGAtcaagagtaagtagcttcaaattacctttttttatgAAGTTTGCGATGATTCTGTGTGATTCTTTTGTAATTCCAAAAGATAGTCTTTTTAGTTGTCTTACAGGTCACTGTGTTTTAAGGTACTGTTCTTCAGTTCAAATTTCTAGCCTTGGACAAACACAGGCTAGATTTGTGACATTTATATTG
This window harbors:
- the LOC121314329 gene encoding mitochondrial fission regulator 1-like, giving the protein MIHFLNVRMILEQASLDMDSTFWTDKPYGSSRSIVRRIATSLPLKPCPRVQFQLHPYPQEADSPNQTSDENGIVASFADVAWIAECEGESFTRLRSDVRPGFILPSQQLHGLGKPLARQVSLPDITRKKLEPKNSVFANDEAIQKIGALENELAQLRQQIARIVMVQEQNALTAAGSLTPLNETPLPPPPPPPPPPPPPPGLQRSFSAIDLIKERRGKKNSSDNTLLDSGPKQPAIPNMLDILKDMTKVKLRAVKSMESTSKTKPGDPTDAAALIAEALKRKFSHRYKNDGEKQMKIPTSEGNTATETENPFFGQHMLKSTGKRKALVSSPSKP